AAATTAAAAATATTCCTGAATTTATAAAAAATGTTCACGACTTTAGATATGTTCCCCAAATTCAAGAAATGTTCAAGAATTATTTTTCCGAAAAATAAATTTAAATTAGACAGTAATAAAATCGGTAAAATCAGGAAAGAAAAATGTGTAAAATCGGTTCTCTAGAACCTCCCAAAACCTGCTGAAATATGTAAACAAGCCGCTAACTATATTATCTCATACAGTCCTAAGGCCAAAGTGCGATCAGACGCTTGGTTGAAACTAAGATATGGCTACGTTAAGGTACACATTGATGCGGGTTTTGATGTTGACACGCTTGAGGGGACGGTTGGAGCGGTCATCCGAGACCATCATGGAGAGTTCATTACAGCTACAAATGAAAAGATTGATCTTTGCTTTGACTCATTCATGACGAAGGCAGTTGTAGTGAGGTATGGAATGAACCTGGCACGTACAGTTGGATGCAGTAAGATTAAGGTTAACTCTGATGGTGTGGAGGTTGTTGCTGCCCTAATCGATGGTTATTCTTCTTCAGTAGCTTCTATCTTTGATGAATATTATTTTTATGTCGCTTGATTTTACACATGTCATCTATGATCATTACAATAGGGAAAGAAATCAAGTAGCTCATGAACCGGCTAGGATAGCTAGATTTTCTCCTCCAAATATCTGAATGGACACCGTCCCGGATGTGGTTATTCCTCTTAAAGCGATGTTATGATCCTTATGAATGAATAAAGGAGGAGATAATtgtcaaaaaaatagaaaataataaaAACCGGTAAAATCAGGAAAGAAAAACATATAAAATCGGTTTCCTAGAACCTTGCAAAACCTGTTAAAAAACACACTGTAAACCTGTAAACTGGCCGGCCCATGTGACGCGGGGAATAGAGAGGATTGGCCCTCCAATCACGTCGGCGTAACCCGTCTCTTCCCCGATCAGAACGCGTCGCCACCGCCCCGGCCTCGCCGCACCGTCCACCAGCCACCGCTTCCCCGGTTCCCCCTACGCCCTCGACCCCCGGCCCCGATCCACGATCCTCAAAGCCCTAATCTCCCTCCCTAGCCTCTGCAGCTAGCTGTTCCTGACACCCCTTGCGGTGCTGACATGAAGTCTGACGACGACGGTGCCGACGgcagggaggagggccggcgcgtcGCTTGCGAGACGGGGCCGGGGAAGAAGGATAGGAAGAGGAGGCGGAAGCGGAAGAGGAATCGGAGCGGCGCCAAGGCTGCACCGCCTGCGCCTCCACCTGCCCCATCCCAGGAGCACCGCGCTACCACCAGCGACGACGATGGGTCGGCTCAGGTCAGGGCCATGGTGGGCGAGCAGGTGCGGCATATGCTCGCCGTCCGCGACGCCAGGAAGAAAGAAACTGCCGAGCTACGTAAGAAATACAGTAACTGCtatctattttttttcttccttaGATCTGTTTATCTTTCCGCACTTCTTTCAAGGAATAACACTAGATTGTGGAATGTTCCACTCTTCATTTGTTCTCACATCCTTCCTTGATCCTGAGAAATTGAACCAATCGCTCAAGTAGTTTGTTGTAGATGAGCATTAGTGTGTACATGGGGTGATAATTATATTACATTCTCTGATTGAGTACAAAATTAACTCAAAACCAATAACTCCTCAGTATTAATTCAGAGCGCCTTCCGATTTTCCTATTCAAAGCACCTTAGTATAGGCTTGCCGTAGATCACAGATCACATCATTATCTCCATTCAACATGCCTTTAGTATTTCGCACACCGTCTAAAAAACCAATGTGTTCTCACTTCAGTATGCCTTTTGTATTTCTACTTGTAATTGTTGATGACTGTATCATAAAGCACCTAATCAGATTATGAGTGTGTCAGTCATTTATACGTGGAAAAGGTTCTCTCGCTAAGacattttcatgattttttttcgcGGCGGCATGTCATCGATCATATGCAGTAGACTTTAGTCTGGAAAACTAGTGCAAGACTTGGACGGTTAATCTGTTATCTCTGCATAATCATTTACTCTAATTGGGCATCAGACACATCTTCTATCTGACTTTATCCATGGCTATGAATTGCATATCGTAGTTAAACGCCTCAACGGGGAAAGTGACTTATCTGTGGAGGATACATTTGGTAACTGCAATGATGGCAGCCTTGAGAGTCTCCAGGCTCGTAAAGTTGCATTGTTGGTCTCAAAATCAATCGTCAGCCTGTCTTCTTTTGCAGGTATATATATCATAGGTTTACTTAGTAGCCGTTTTTTTtttcacttttggtttgcactgaATCCTCAGTATATAAGGTGTTGTTAATAAAGTTTAGGTGGAAAGAGGATCCGTGTTTGCTCAGGATTTGTGATGCGCCGAAAAGACGATACCGATGTAAATATGGTTTTAACCTCAGCAACACTTGTTAGATCTCTGAATGGATATAATAATGTGATCTCTGACGTGACGGTAATTGTTGCCTTAATCCTTGCCAAGTCTGTAGATGTATTTTAgtagtttgtttttattttatgttGTTTGATAAATGATTTCAGGTCAAGGTTCTTCTACCTGATGGGCATATAATAGATGGCCACATCTTTCTTGTGGATTTTCACTATAATGTAGCTGTTGTCAAAGTTGCAGCTTATTTAGCGCTCTTAGAAGAAAGCACTACCAACAATGGAGCTGTGTTAGCACTTGGACGTGCATATGAAGGTGGTTATATCATGTGTTCACGGGGTCAAGTTTTAAACAAGAAAAGCAATTTTGGGTGCGCGGAGCTATTGGTGTCAAGCTGCGAGGTTTCAATGGTATAAAATATATCATATTTTTTTATCTTCTTATTGACCCCGTCCGCATAGTTGTGACCTGTGTACCACACAAACCTAGATGGTGCAGAAGCTGCATGAACTAACAATGTAGTAACACCTACGAAAGTGGAAAAGTCTAATTAATTGACCATAATTGTGATTCTTTGTTTGTTTGGTTAAATTTAATCTCAATTTAGTGAAGCTAGGCACTCATGAAGCATGCTTCTCTTTCAGTTTGTAAGACAGAAGGAAGAGGTCCCCTTCGAACATATTTCATGGTGAAACTGAAATTACTATATATACATGTCACTCTTCTgtttacaccccccccccccccccccaccccctgcccGCACACACAAGCACAAAACGACGAGGGATGAGCTGAACCTGAACTGTCTAATCCACCATCCATGGTGCTGGCCAGTTGTCCTCAGGAGTCTTTGCAAATTCTTTGTTTATCTCTTTATTACACTGACATTTTTCCCATTGTTTCTCCCTTTTGGCAGGCTGGTTCTGGAGGACCTCTTGTCAATTACAATGGTCAAGTTCTTGGTATTAACTTTTATGAAGACGATCAAACATCGTGCCTTCCAGTGTTAATTGTTTCAAGGATCCTGGAACAACATCATAGCTTCGGGTAAACTATTCTACTTGTGATGCTTCCACTGCTTTTTTTTTTTCTGTTATAGGTTTTACCTTAGCATTCTTATTAGGGAAAATGGACTCCTCATTTGTTCTTTAGTacttcccttttctttttttagcTGAGTATGTGTCAAATAAGAAATTTTCTTGCTGTGCAGGAAATTAATTAGCCCTTGGCTTGGATTAAGGTATACTTCTCTTCATATGGTGACACTGGCAGTCCTGGAGCGTATCTATAGAAAATTCCCAGATGTTGACCAGGGTTTATATGTTTCAAAGGTATATATCTCTTCTATTTTTTTCAATTCTTTTTTGCTTTGATTATC
This region of Triticum aestivum cultivar Chinese Spring chromosome 2D, IWGSC CS RefSeq v2.1, whole genome shotgun sequence genomic DNA includes:
- the LOC123050460 gene encoding putative protease Do-like 14, with the protein product MKSDDDGADGREEGRRVACETGPGKKDRKRRRKRKRNRSGAKAAPPAPPPAPSQEHRATTSDDDGSAQVRAMVGEQVRHMLAVRDARKKETAELLKRLNGESDLSVEDTFGNCNDGSLESLQARKVALLVSKSIVSLSSFAGGKRIRVCSGFVMRRKDDTDVNMVLTSATLVRSLNGYNNVISDVTVKVLLPDGHIIDGHIFLVDFHYNVAVVKVAAYLALLEESTTNNGAVLALGRAYEGGYIMCSRGQVLNKKSNFGCAELLVSSCEVSMAGSGGPLVNYNGQVLGINFYEDDQTSCLPVLIVSRILEQHHSFGKLISPWLGLRYTSLHMVTLAVLERIYRKFPDVDQGLYVSKVVEGSPADVAGLCVGDVIVKCGEKVLSSVPEFGAILLDAAVSHIEADGGCDGGMAIEVVIKRQGDGSTVSKTIAAEMLEESNYNRWPAPMPSYKMRVVNVTPQGIGVY